A part of Apodemus sylvaticus chromosome 19, mApoSyl1.1, whole genome shotgun sequence genomic DNA contains:
- the LOC127669717 gene encoding olfactory receptor 2B2-like, with product MWINNQSSVDDFILLGFSDRPWLETPLFVIFLVAYIFALFGNISIILVSRLDPQLDSPMYFFVSNLSLLDLCYTTSTVPQMLVNLRGPEKTISYGGCVAQLYIFLALGSTECILLAIMAFDRFAAICKPLHYPIIMNQKRCIHMATGTWISGFANSLLQSTLTVVAPRCGQRVIDHFFCEVPALLKLACIDTTVNEAELNVLGALLLLVPLSLILGTYVFIAQAVLKLRSAESRWKAFNTCASHLVVVFLFYFTAISMYVQPPSSYSHDRGKIMALFYGIVTPTLNPFIYTLRNKDVKAALRRALTKEFWVKTRQ from the coding sequence ATGTGGATCAACAATCAGAGCTCAGTAGATGACTTCATCTTATTGGGATTTTCTGACCGGCCTTGGCTGGAGACAcctctctttgtgatttttctgGTGGCCTACATCTTTGCCTTATTTGGTAATATCTCCATTATCCTAGTTTCTCGCCTAGACCCCCAGCTTGACAGCCCCATGTACTTTTTTGTCTCTAACCTTTCTCTTCTGGACCTCTGCTATACTACAAGCACTGTCCCTCAGATGTTGGTCAATCTTAGAGGGCCTGAAAAGACCATTAGCTATGGTGGCTGTGTGGCCCAGCTTTATATTTTCTTGGCCTTGGGCTCAACTGAATGCATCCTTCTGGCCATCATGGCCTTTGACCGCTTTGCTGCCATTTGCAAGCCCCTTCACTATCCTATCATCATGAACCAGAAACGGTGCATCCATATGGCCACAGGGACCTGGATTAGTGGATTTGCAAACTCTCTTCTGCAGTCCACCCTCACTGTGGTAGCCCCAAGGTGTGGACAGAGAGTAATAGACCATTTCTTCTGTGAAGTTCCAGCCCTTTTGAAGCTAGCTTGCATTGACACAACTGTGAATGAAGCTGAGCTTAACGTTCTTGGAGCTTTACTGCTCTTGGTGCCTCTCAGCCTCATCCTGGGCACCTATGTGTTCATTGCTCAGGCAGTGCTGAAACTCCGTTCTGCTGAGAGTCGCTGGAAGGCCTTTAATACCTGTGCTTCACATTTGGTAGTGGTCTTCCTCTTCTACTTTACAGCTATCAGTATGTATGTTCAGCCTCCCTCAAGCTATTCTCATGACAGGGGCAAGATCATGGCTCTGTTCTACGGCATTGTCACACCTACCCTCAACCCATTCATCTATACTTTGAGGAACAAGGATGTGAAGGCCGCCCTGAGGAGGGCACTAACAAAGGAGTTTTGGGTCAAGACAAGGCAATAG